CCGACTGTTCAGGAtaagaggagaaaaataaaacgaCTAGAAACTACTTGGAATGAGAACATGTTTAACAGTTCTGTccatttttatttgacagttttctaTTTTACGGGTTAAAAGATTCCACTTTTTAaagctacatttttttaaagatatacagcgctaatgctaatgttgctctgTTTACTGCACATGGAAACAAGCATTAGAAGGCATTAAGATGCTTAGACTTAGACTCACTTTAGTAATCCCtggagggaaattcagttgtgcttttgcagtttttaaaaaatctggaTGTTTTATTAACTCCCtgtatcaataaataaatgcagcatggctcagaaacagtgaacagaggagcaagttgttggaagatacattcagcatggagaaacatctttctacagaggATGAGCAGAATAGACAGAAAATGTTGGTagaggctggaaacatggaaatagataaataatattagaatgtggagacaaaaccaccacaaagagacaaaatgacaaaataagaaacagaagaacaaaataGAAATGTGACAGAGAGCTTTCTGGGAGTTCAGAGGCCTAATAAAGTGACATAACGGATTAACAGAAGTTAAAAGTCACCTCCTGTTGTCTGCAGAGTTCCTGGACAGCGTTCTGGTGATCTACCAGGATCTGTTGGCGGGTAAAAGTCCCAACACCGTCATTGTCCCGACGTCCACCTCCATCGAGCAGCTTCCATCGGTGGCTGCCGAGGAGAACGAcaaagaggagcagcagcaggacggaGTGGAGCCGAGTGTGTTCTCCCAGTGCATAGACGACCTCTGTGACCGTTTTAAACACAGGTGAACACACAGACAGGTACACAGCATCGTGTTGTTGAGCCGTCTGTGCAGCGTttaagtgtttctgtgtgtccGTGTGCAGCTTCCCCTCCAGATCGCGTATGAGGGAAATCCTGGAGCAAACTGAAAAAGTCTCTTATTACAGCTTCCTCATGAGTCTGGCTAAAGATGAGAGCATCAACCAAACTATCGGTGAGTTCAGCATCAGTTCCTTCTTCTACTGCTGATAACTAAACTACAACACTAATGATGTGACTCCAGTGTCACTACCTTCACTCATTTATGTTGTCATAGCGTTAAACATGTTGGAATGTcaagacacacgcacacatacgtACATGCACGcatacgtacacacacacacacacacacacacacacacacacacacacatgtttgtttttctataccggtggggacttaccattgactcccattcatatctaactcctaaccctaaccttaaccatcaccaaatcaatgcctaaccctaaacaaacgtttttgcacttttacattttttattaacaacaatatggccaagaaaacggtgttgccacccgtggggacctcattttaggtccccaccgtaagacaagtccccacctttatagcaaatagtcaggtcaaagtccccaccggtatagcagaaacaagtacacacacacacacacacacacacacacacacacacacacacacacacacacacacacacacacacacacacacacacacacacacacacacacacacacacacacacacacacacacacacacacacacacacacacacacacacacacacacacacacacacacacacacacacacacacacacacacacacacacacacacttctcgCCTGCCACGTGGGAGgtccgggttcgattcccggccAATGCACACACAGTTTTAACTGAATCACATAACCTAAAATAAGCAGAATCTGAATGTGACGTTACACAACAGGAAGATTATCCTGAACAGTCGGGCTCTAATGACAGATTTATCCAGAACACTTTGGTTCGTCTGCCCAGAATATCTTAGCAGCGTGCTAGTTGTTGTCTGTCAGCTGTAGCATGCTAGCAGGAACAGATTTCAAAGCTGTGGTGTGCTGTGGAGtccaaatctttcttttttttacagaatacagtgctttattttcaataaattgttAAATGACAATGTAAAATAAGGTGATTTTGATaaagtatcacaattttaagcaaagatttgtctctttctttctgtgtgaaacattcatgaggagttcaaggactgtcagaaagttgaaatgCTTCCAGTTTCTAgaagtttctggctgataaatggtgtcattttgtaatttcttAATTTGTCCCCCTAccttttttactgtatttaactcagattttttgttacttttatttcaaagaaagatTATGTATAAGAAGGATGGAAAAATTGTAAAACATCAGAGCgaaatcacaaataaaattacttgttgactgtaaagaaaaaaagaaagaacaaaggccataaatgtgaataaaaccCTGATgaaaaatctgtactttttaCAAACAATAATATGAACGTTTACAGTGTGTGACAATGAGATTACATtatgttttacatctttataGAATTTGatgtaaactgttttttttggtgaatctttaaatgagatgtagaataaagtgattttgattaaatattccaACTTTAAATTCAGATTAGGTTAATTTCCTTCCTTTGGAAAATTTAAAAGCCACAAAAtggttctgtttgtgtttcttttttttaggtgTTATTTTGGTGCTTTATTTTAAGATGCCTTTTACACATCGGCCAGCAGAGTTTTGGTTTCAGAGGATTAAAAAACCTCCAGATCCATATCTTTAAATCTGTATCTCAACAAGCTGAAAACGCATTGTTCACCATGTTAGCGgcttttaatgtctttttgtcTTCACATGTAGCAGGCTCATTAGCAACATTAGCTTTAGCATTGCTAATTTTCACATGAATGCAGCTTTTAAACTCTTGTTTCCTTCCTGGTTCTGCAGGAGCTTTACCCAGTAAAGCAGAGCTGCTCATCGACCCAGAGATGGACCAAGAACTGGACAAACTGTAagaacaaacgcacacacatacagagaagGTTTTAGATCTGATTTCAGCATGAAGCATGACAGAGAGGGCTTTGGAAAAATGTTCTCTGTTGGTAATGAGGGACATGTGTAACGACGCCTGAGGACAGTTTTGGAGAGGAGCGTAAATACAGACACAGACATGCAAAGAGGCCACAGGCAGCATTGGTGGTTCAGCGGTAGGAGGCGCGGTGCTAGTTGTTGGTGCTAGTTGTTGTCTGTTAGCTATAGCATGCTAGCAGGAATAGCTTTGACAGCTATAGACATTTTGTTACGCTGTGTAgctccaactttttttttttttttacagaatatagTGCTTTATATTTAGTGAACTGTTAAATAAGACATGTAGAACAAAgtgatttttataaaatatcacaattttaagctcagatttgtttattttttctgtgtgaaacattcaTGAGGAGTCCAGTGACtgtcagaaatgtgaaattctTCTGAGTTTTTAACAgattctggctgataaatggtgtcattttgctaGTTTCCTTATTAGTCCACCCTTTTAAGAAAAATCATGTATATTCaggattgaaaaatggtaaaatttTGAAgcgaaatcacaaaaaagaaagaaaaagacctGTAACAAGATAAATAGTGTGAggcagtaaaacacaaaaagtagtagaaatgaagagttcatttgcaaaaacaggtaactccgttttcagaaaactcattttttattgtttacttgagataataatgataataacactaatattttattttttctctattttgtcatgtacttttctactgagtcaaatccactcaacttcagtctGATTGATAATATCtcatgtaaacaataaaaaaagttttctgaaaatgtataaaaacggagttatctgtttttgcaaatgaactcttcaaatatttgaaatatCTGACAGTATGTTAACTCACAAGGCACATTTGAATTCTTAAAGCTTTCCACTTCTTCACTGAGCTCAGTCACTTAAAAGGTTTCTCCATTAATGTTTACACTAATTAAAGAaatttattcagtatttttgctgttgaaaaGAAGATTAATGACTAAATATTCACTTTAACTGTCATGTAAGaccaagaaaaacagcaaattctCTCATTTCTGACTATAGAGGCATCAGAATTTTGGTGCTTTTGCTTGAGAAATCAGTTAAATGGTTAATCAGATCCAAAATAAATGACTCAactattcattttttttgcaattcttTCAGCAAAAACATCCCAAGCCATGAATCTTATGCACTTTACTGCCCGTTTGACTTCCAAACCCTCCTCCTGGACATGAATGAACGAACAAATCAGTAAAACAAACCTCCTGTTTTCCTCAGAATCGCTCAGATCTCGGTGAGTCCTGGCAGCAACAGCAGTGGCAGCGCTGTCGGAGCCCTGAAGGAGGTTCAGAGGAAAGCTTCCCCCAGGAGGAACTTCCACCACCgcaggaggatggaggtggaGAGCGACGGATCCACCGAAGAGACCGACTCCTCCGAGAACTGACTCCCCGTCGCTCGTTTTCCATTCCAGGCCAAAAATTCAGTTAAATGTGCCACTAAAGAACAGATCCGAAGCCTCATATCAtcagtatttacagtttttcctcATATTCTGACAGCATTTATGCAAAACACCACACCTTAGCTAACAGTTAAAGTAGCGACGTAGCCGTAGTTCCTGTAGATTAGCTGCAGCTTGTTACACAAACAGCACCGTATAGTAATAATGTACTCATATTTAACAGTAAATGCTTGACTTTCCATAACAAACTGCACTTTTAAGCAACCGTCAGAGGCATTAG
This window of the Acanthochromis polyacanthus isolate Apoly-LR-REF ecotype Palm Island chromosome 8, KAUST_Apoly_ChrSc, whole genome shotgun sequence genome carries:
- the cstpp1 gene encoding centriolar satellite-associated tubulin polyglutamylase complex regulator 1, giving the protein MNRFSPSVPAEEYLADSNVLFYLSDAVTQLLEHKEEYTQFGVIRYFAEYFSSVKNSNHVLFREFNYIRATPHNRASFLRVFWRCYRQIGKSGDLLSMLEYRSLLQLLCPDFPVEMVQSAARIVLMDDAIDCLMSFSDFLYAFQLQFYYQEFLDSVLVIYQDLLAGKSPNTVIVPTSTSIEQLPSVAAEENDKEEQQQDGVEPSVFSQCIDDLCDRFKHSFPSRSRMREILEQTEKVSYYSFLMSLAKDESINQTIGALPSKAELLIDPEMDQELDKLIAQISVSPGSNSSGSAVGALKEVQRKASPRRNFHHRRRMEVESDGSTEETDSSEN